The following is a genomic window from Fibrobacter sp..
CGCCTGAAAGCTGCTGTTCAGGGCTGAGCTGTGAGTGCGATGTACTTGCCGGATGCAGAATGAGACTCTTGGTATCACCCACATTCGCCAGATGCGAAAAGAGAGTAATGGAATCGATCAGCTTTACAGCCGCATCGTAACCGCCTTTTATACCGAAAACCACCATTCCCCCGAAACCATTCTTCAGATACCTGCAGGCAGTTTTGTAAGAAGGATCATCCTCAAGACCCGGATATCGTACCCATTCTACCGCATTATGGTTCTTTAGAAAAGAAGCGACTTTTACAGCATTGGAACAGTGTCTCTCCATTCTCAAATGGAGAGTCTCAAGTCCCTGAAGAAAGATCCATGCATTGTCAGGAGAGAGACACGCACCCAGATTTCTCAGCGGAACTGTTCTCAGCCGCAAAGCAAATGCGATGGGAGCAAGCGGCTCCGGGAGATCAAGTGCCCACCTCAGGCCATGATAGTTGGGATCCGGTTCAGTAAAGAGCGGGTGACGGCCTTTTTTCCAGTCAAACACACCCGCATCAGTGACAATTCCACCGATTGCGGACCCATGACCTCCCATCCACTTGGTCAGAGAGTTTACCACTATATCAGCCCCATGCTCAATGGTTCTCAAAAGGCAGGGCGTTGTAAAAGTCCCGTCAACTATAAGTGGCAATCCATTCTCATGAGCAATTTCAGCCACTGCTCCTACGTCTGTAAAGTCAAGAACCGGATTTCCTATCGCTTCGATAAATACCGCCTTTGTTTTGTCATTGATAGCCGTTTTAAAATTGTCCGGGTTTCGGCTGTCCACAAATCTGGTCTTTATGCCAAGCTGCGGCAGTATTGCATCAAACATTGTATATGTGCCACCATAAAGATTCGATGCCGCAACAATTTCATCCCCTGCCGATGCAAGGGTGATAATGGAGTAAAATATTGCAGATGTCCCTGATGCCAGCGCTACAGATGCGGCACCGCCCTCAAGTTTACTCACCCGCTGTTCAAGAATGTCATTGGTAGGATTCATCAGGCGGCTGTAAATATTACCCAGTTCCTTTAAAGCGAACAAATTTGCAGCGTGCTCTGTATTCTTAAAAAGATACGATGAGGTCCGGTATACGGGAACTCCACGCGATTGAGTAGAATCGACCTCCTGACCATGGTGAACAGCTAATGTTTCAAACCGGTACTGTCTGCTCATTTTTTGTAATCCTTTTTATGAGTTGAACCTTTTCTTTTTTTTTTGATTGTAAATTCAACATCGATTAAGCCAATTAAGATGATTACCTCAATAACTTAGAAAAAGATATTATTAAGAATAGAGAATCCTGCGCTTTACAATTCACTCTGGTTTTTATTCATCAAACAACCAGGTGCTTAGATACCTTTCTCCTGTATCGGGTAATATTACCACTATCAGCTTTCCCCTGTTCTCCTCTCTCTTTGACACCTGCAAAGCAGCATAAAGTGCTGCTCCGGATGAGATCCCGACCAGTATTCCCTCCTGACGAGCGAGTGCACGGGCTGTTTCTCCAGCATCAGCATCCTTGACCCTGAACACTTCATCAAGAAGATCCATCTTGAGCACATCCGGAACAAACCCCGCCCCAATACCCTGAATCTTGTGAAGGCCAGGTTGCCCTCCTGAGAGCACTGGAGAACTATCCGGTTCAACTGCTATAGCCTTAAAAGAAGGTTTTCTGCTTTTCAGTACCTCGGAAATCCCGGTCACAGTTCCACCAGTCCCAACCCCGCTTACCAGAATGTCAACTTTTCCGTCAGTGTCACGCCAGATCTCCTCCGCAGTTGTCTGACGATGTATCTCAGGATTAGCGGGATTACTGAACTGTTGAGGAATAAACGATCCGCTGATCTCTCTTGCCAACTCCTCAGCTTTGGCAATCGCACCCTTCATGCCCCTGGATCCTTCTGTTAATACAATCTCGGCACCCAGGGCTTTAAGCAGTTTTCTCCTCTCGATGCTCATAGTCTCAGGCATTGTCAGTATTAGACGGTAACCTCTCGATGCCGCGATAAAGGCCAGAGCTATCCCAGTGTTACCGCTTGTAGGCTCTATTATGACTGACCCCTCCTTTAATACTCCACGTCTCTCGGCATCTTCTATCATTGCCTTGCCAATACGATCTTTGATACTTGACATTGGATTGAACATTTCCAGCTTGGCAACGATTTCAGCATATCCACCCTGATTCAATTTATTGATCCTCACCAGAGGTGTATTACCAATCAGATTTCCGACATTTTCGGCTATTTTCATTTCATACCTCCATTAAAATGATCAGTATCAATTCTGTTTAAATGTATAACATCATTTCTGATCTGTTCTCTTTCTCTCTCATCATCAAGTCATGAATCGAGATACTCATTTTCTCACGGACATTATCTTCAATATCGTTAAATATCCCCCAAACTGAAAGCAAATTACTCCATTTACACAATTCCAGTCCCCCCCCCTCCAGTGCCTCAAGGACGTTAAGTAAAGTGATTTCGGAGGGATAAGCGGCCAGATCATAACCCCCGTTTTTACCCCTGATACTTTTTATGATCCCCGATTTTGATAAACGGTTTAACAGTTGTTCAAGATA
Proteins encoded in this region:
- a CDS encoding O-acetylhomoserine aminocarboxypropyltransferase/cysteine synthase, translating into MSRQYRFETLAVHHGQEVDSTQSRGVPVYRTSSYLFKNTEHAANLFALKELGNIYSRLMNPTNDILEQRVSKLEGGAASVALASGTSAIFYSIITLASAGDEIVAASNLYGGTYTMFDAILPQLGIKTRFVDSRNPDNFKTAINDKTKAVFIEAIGNPVLDFTDVGAVAEIAHENGLPLIVDGTFTTPCLLRTIEHGADIVVNSLTKWMGGHGSAIGGIVTDAGVFDWKKGRHPLFTEPDPNYHGLRWALDLPEPLAPIAFALRLRTVPLRNLGACLSPDNAWIFLQGLETLHLRMERHCSNAVKVASFLKNHNAVEWVRYPGLEDDPSYKTACRYLKNGFGGMVVFGIKGGYDAAVKLIDSITLFSHLANVGDTKSLILHPASTSHSQLSPEQQLSGGLTPDLIRLSIGIENPDDLIEALDEALKNAAQ
- the cysK gene encoding cysteine synthase A; amino-acid sequence: MKIAENVGNLIGNTPLVRINKLNQGGYAEIVAKLEMFNPMSSIKDRIGKAMIEDAERRGVLKEGSVIIEPTSGNTGIALAFIAASRGYRLILTMPETMSIERRKLLKALGAEIVLTEGSRGMKGAIAKAEELAREISGSFIPQQFSNPANPEIHRQTTAEEIWRDTDGKVDILVSGVGTGGTVTGISEVLKSRKPSFKAIAVEPDSSPVLSGGQPGLHKIQGIGAGFVPDVLKMDLLDEVFRVKDADAGETARALARQEGILVGISSGAALYAALQVSKREENRGKLIVVILPDTGERYLSTWLFDE
- a CDS encoding Rrf2 family transcriptional regulator, producing the protein MLALSTKSHYGLCAILEIAGNYGSRLTQAREIVEKYKIPQPYLEQLLNRLSKSGIIKSIRGKNGGYDLAAYPSEITLLNVLEALEGGGLELCKWSNLLSVWGIFNDIEDNVREKMSISIHDLMMREKENRSEMMLYI